The following DNA comes from Hahella chejuensis KCTC 2396.
CGGCGCCAATGGCGCGCGCATTCGTCTGGCGCCGCAGAATGAGTGGGAGGTCAACCAGCCCGATCAGTTGGCGCAAGTGTTGAAAACCCTCGAAGGCGTGCAGGCGGAGTTCAATAGCGCCCAGTCTGACGGCAAGAAAGTCTCGTTGGCGGACATAATCGTACTGGCGGGCTGCGCCGGGGTTGAAAAGGCCGCGCAAAACGCCGGACACACCATCAAGGTTCCTTTCTCCCCCGGCCGTATGGACGCGTCTCAAGAGCAAACTGACATTGAGGCGTTTGAGGTGCTGGAGCCTATTGCGGACGGCTTCCGCAATTACATGAAAGGCAAATACGCCGTGTCGCCGGAAGAGCTGCTGGTGGACAGGGCGCAACTGCTGACCCTGACCGCACCGGAAATGACGGTTTTGATCGGCGGTATGCGCGTTCTCAACGCGAATGTCGGTCAGAGCAAGCACGGCGTTTTCACCCAGCGTCCTGAATCCCTGACCAATGACTTCTTCGTGAACCTGCTCGATATGGGCACGGTCTGGAAAGCGACCTCGAAGGAGGAGGATCTGTTTGAAGGGCGTGACCGAGTAACGGGCGACCTGAAATGGACCGGCACGCGCATAGACCTGGTGTTCGGCTCCAACTCGCAACTCAGAGCGCTGGCTGAGGTGTACGCCAGTTCCGATGCGCAGGAGCGCTTTCTGAAGGACTTTGTCGCCGCCTGGACTAAAGTCATGAACCTGGACCGCTTCGATCTGGCGTAAACGGGAGAAGCGCCAAGCCGTCAAAACGCCTGTCCATATCCGGACAGGCGTTGTTCGTTACGGAATAACCGGCGTCAGTCGCCTGCTTCCAGACGTTTCTCCATCCAGACAATGGCGGCGCGACAATTCCATAAACGCTCCTTGTCCTGCCGACTCATAACTTGATCTCCGCCTGTTAGCTCTCCTGGGAGCGTTGCTACTTGATTCATTATTGCATGGGCGTTCGTCGAGAATAGTGTTCCGACTGCTTCACAGAATGCGGACAAACCTCATCAACTTCCACATAAGAGGCGTCCCGGTTGCATCTATAATTGTCCCCACCGGGTGAAGATTTGTCGTTATAAACATGGTAATATCAGTGCCCTGTTTATAATATGTATGACGCGACGATGTTAGGGCTTATATATCCAGAATATGACTTACACGATCGAATACCTGGGCGCCGATACAGACAAACAGACCGCCATCGCGGCGGTCGAGCTGGCGTTGCTGCGCCATGGCGATTGGGGGAGTTACGGCGACTTCGCCAAACCCATAGAACAGTTATTAAACGAATACAAAATCACCATTGAAGAGCTGCCCGAGACTTTCTCCGTCTTATTTATTTCCCCTGCGCCACAGAGCGGTTTTGAAGTCTCTTTTTCAGTATTAAAGGCGGATTTATCCATTGATAAACACAGCGTCGTAATTGGCGTTGATTGCCCTCCGCCGGAAATTGGCGAATAAGCTCTTTTAATACGCCCGTCTGCAAAGTGGCTGATTTATTCAGCGAAGAATTGGTCTATTTTTATACATCTGATACGCATGTTGCGGATTTGGCGTTTGCAGTCTTTCCCCTTATGCTGGCCGCCTGCTTGTTTGACGGCGTGCAGGCGTCGGCGGGAATTGTACTGACCGCTTTCAAAGACACGTTTTTTTCATTCGTATCACTACTTATATCTTATTTCGGAATCTGCATCCCCATGGTATTAGTATGGGGTAACGTTCAGGGTGAGGGGATCGTCTACGATCTGTTTTTCTCCATGACGGTAGGCTTGTTTATTTTATGCATTTTGCAGGTTGCGCGTTTACATTACGTCTCAACCTATGGGCGGAATACTCTTATAGCTAACCGGCCTAAACAGAGTCGCGCTGTATAGCCTACTCTTATCGATCAAACCCACCCTGTAGAAGAAGAGTTTTTTGACAATTGGCGTCGTTGTGAACAGCGGTAAGTTGTTCCCGCCTTTAATACAACTTATATAAAATAAGTGTGGTTTTCAGGTATAATGCGGCGCCAAAAATTTACACTGCCTTTTGTGTATAAAAAAGCGGCGGCCAAAAGCTGTTCGTTTTTCCACACTGGGTGACCTTGCCACAAACCTAGGGGGACTTAATGCCTAGTAATACCAAAATCGTCTATACACTTACTGACGAAGCGCCTCTACTAGCCACCTATTCTTTTTTGCCGATCATTAAGAAATTCGCCTCAGCTGCTGGCGTAGACGTAGAAACCAGCGATATTTCTTTGGCGGCGCGAGTTCTCGCTAATTTCCCTGAATGTCTCTCTGAAGAACAGAAAGTGCCTGACGCGCTGGCGGAGTTGGGTGAGTTGGTAAAACAAGCCGACGCCAACGTTATCAAGCTGCCGAACATCAGCGCCTCCATTCCGCAGTTGAAAGCGACGATCAAAGAACTGCAGCAGCAGGGCTTCAACGTGCCGAACTATCCAGAAGAGGCGGTGACTGAAGAAGAGAAGAAAATCGAGCAGACCTACACCAAAGTGCTGGGCAGTGCGGTAAACCCGGTCCTGCGTGAAGGCAACTCCGATCGTCGCGCGCCTGCGGCGGTTAAACAATATGCCCGTAAGCACCCCCACAAAATGGGCAAATGGAGCCAGGCTTCCCGCACTCACGTTGCGCACATGCGTGAAGGCGATTTCCACGCGACTGAAAAATCCGTGATCATCGATCGCCCCATGGTCGCCAGAATTGAATTTGTCGGCAAAGATGGCGCGGTTGAATTGAAGCGCGAACTGAAGCTGCAGAAAGACGAGATCCTGGACAGCATGCGTCTGAGCGTCAGAGAGTTGTGCAAGTTCCTGGAGCAGGAAATGGAAGGCGCGCGTCGTGTCGGCATCCTGCTGTCTCTGCACGTGAAAGCGACCATGATGAAGGTGTCTCACCCCATCGTATTCGGTCACGCGGTGAAGGTGTTCTTCAAGGACGTGTTCAAGAAGCACGCGGAAACCTTCAAAGAGCTTGGCGTTGAGCCCAACAACGGTATGGGCAACGTGTACGAAAAAATTCAACAGTTGCCAATGTCCAAGCGCGAGGAAATCGAAAAAGATATCCTCAACTGCTTCGAGCACCGTCCCGAACTGGCGATGGTGAACTCCGACAAGGGCATCTCCAACCTGCACGTGCCTTCTGACGTCATCGTTGACGCCTCCATGCCTGCGATGATCCGCGAAGGCGGCAAGATGTGGGGCGCGGATGGCAAGCTGAAGGACACCAAAGCGGTTATCCCGGACTCCAACTACGCCACCATCTACCAGGAAGTCATCAACTTCTGTAAGCACCACGATGCGTTCGATCCCACCACCATGGGCACCGTACCTAACGTGGGTCTGATGGCGCAGAAAGCGGAAGAATACGGCTCGCACGACAAGACCTATGAACTGGACGCAGACGGCGTGATGCGCATTGTCGACGACCAGGGCAATGTGCTGATGCAGCACGAAGTGGAGAAAGGCGATATCTGGCGCGCATGTCAGACCAAAGATCTGCCTGTCCGCGACTGGGTGAAACTGGCGGTTACCCGCGCTCGTCTGTCCGGCATGCCGGCGATTTTCTGGCTGGACGAAGACCGTCCCCACGATATGAACCTGAAAACCAAAGTTGTCGAGTATCTGAAAGTGCACGACACCGACGGTCTGGACATCCATATCATGGGCTACGACGTCGCTATGCGCACCACGCTGGAGCGTCTGCGTCGCGGCAAAGACACCATCTCCGTCACCGGCAACGTTCTGCGCGACTACCTGACCGACTTGTTCCCCATTCTGGAACTGGGCACCAGCGCCAAAATGCTGTCTGTCGTTCCATTGATGGCGGGCGGCGGCCTGTTCGAGACCGGCGCCGGCGGTTCTGCGCCTAAGCACGTACAACAG
Coding sequences within:
- a CDS encoding NADP-dependent isocitrate dehydrogenase; the protein is MPSNTKIVYTLTDEAPLLATYSFLPIIKKFASAAGVDVETSDISLAARVLANFPECLSEEQKVPDALAELGELVKQADANVIKLPNISASIPQLKATIKELQQQGFNVPNYPEEAVTEEEKKIEQTYTKVLGSAVNPVLREGNSDRRAPAAVKQYARKHPHKMGKWSQASRTHVAHMREGDFHATEKSVIIDRPMVARIEFVGKDGAVELKRELKLQKDEILDSMRLSVRELCKFLEQEMEGARRVGILLSLHVKATMMKVSHPIVFGHAVKVFFKDVFKKHAETFKELGVEPNNGMGNVYEKIQQLPMSKREEIEKDILNCFEHRPELAMVNSDKGISNLHVPSDVIVDASMPAMIREGGKMWGADGKLKDTKAVIPDSNYATIYQEVINFCKHHDAFDPTTMGTVPNVGLMAQKAEEYGSHDKTYELDADGVMRIVDDQGNVLMQHEVEKGDIWRACQTKDLPVRDWVKLAVTRARLSGMPAIFWLDEDRPHDMNLKTKVVEYLKVHDTDGLDIHIMGYDVAMRTTLERLRRGKDTISVTGNVLRDYLTDLFPILELGTSAKMLSVVPLMAGGGLFETGAGGSAPKHVQQFAEENHLRWDSLGEFLALAVSFEDIAVKTGNKKAEILAKTLDKATEKLLMNGKSPSRKVGELDNRGSHYYLAMYWAEAVAAQTDDAELAAQFAPLAKELAANEDKIVSELLAKEGTPVEMGGYYHADPKLVSKAMRPSDTLNALIDG